The following proteins are encoded in a genomic region of Reichenbachiella sp.:
- a CDS encoding LacI family DNA-binding transcriptional regulator: MRSQVTLKDIAKMLGVSVPTVSRALKDYPDISKETKQKVLNLVKELNYTPNQFALSLRKNKSFTIGVLIPEIVHHFFSTVISGIMEVADEKGYSVMLFQSNESLERESRDAKVMLNGRVDGLLISLSNETQNLDHLSEFEKNDVPIIYFDKVLAEAKGSKVVVDDFKGGYDATRHLIDQGNTNIAYIRGPLKPLNSIQRFNGFRQALQDAGLPYNADFIRVCKKVSQEEGYEFTIDLLNQKTLPDSIFAATDNVAIGVMQAIKEKGLKIPGDIAVVGFSDWRMAAAVEPPLTSVRQPGFDMGVLAAQTLFDQIDKIENGKTIIHMTQTLDTELIIRKSSVKTLNSIQQTSKEVT, encoded by the coding sequence ATGAGAAGCCAGGTTACTTTAAAAGACATAGCAAAAATGTTGGGTGTAAGTGTACCGACAGTCTCTAGAGCACTGAAAGACTATCCTGACATTAGTAAAGAAACCAAGCAGAAAGTGCTAAACCTGGTAAAAGAGCTTAACTACACACCAAATCAATTTGCACTTAGCCTAAGAAAAAATAAATCGTTCACCATTGGCGTACTGATACCTGAGATAGTACATCACTTTTTTTCGACGGTGATCAGTGGCATTATGGAAGTGGCAGATGAAAAAGGATATAGTGTAATGCTCTTTCAATCTAACGAATCTCTGGAAAGAGAGTCAAGAGATGCCAAAGTCATGCTCAACGGCCGAGTAGATGGTTTGCTTATTTCACTTTCGAATGAAACTCAAAACCTAGATCATTTATCAGAATTTGAAAAAAATGATGTGCCAATCATTTATTTTGACAAAGTCCTGGCAGAAGCGAAAGGTTCTAAAGTGGTCGTTGATGATTTTAAAGGAGGCTATGACGCCACCCGACATTTGATAGATCAGGGCAATACCAACATCGCCTACATCAGAGGGCCACTCAAACCATTGAATTCAATCCAAAGGTTTAATGGTTTTAGACAAGCGCTTCAAGATGCTGGTTTACCATACAATGCAGACTTTATACGAGTCTGTAAAAAAGTATCCCAAGAAGAAGGATATGAGTTTACCATTGATTTGCTCAATCAAAAAACTCTTCCTGATAGCATCTTTGCGGCTACCGACAATGTAGCCATAGGTGTTATGCAAGCCATCAAAGAAAAAGGACTAAAAATACCAGGTGATATAGCTGTGGTTGGATTTAGTGATTGGAGAATGGCGGCTGCGGTAGAGCCACCCCTCACTTCAGTACGACAACCGGGGTTTGATATGGGTGTGTTAGCTGCTCAAACCTTATTCGATCAAATTGATAAGATTGAAAATGGTAAAACAATTATCCATATGACTCAAACGCTAGACACTGAATTAATCATTAGAAAGTCATCAGTCAAAACCCTTAATTCAATACAACAAACTAGTAAAGAGGTTACTTGA
- a CDS encoding carbohydrate kinase, translating into MDDKLKIVAFGEILWDVIGEQYHLGGAPLNFAAHAVQCGADASIISCVGEDEWGRKAIQEIEAKNVSISQIQSSKEKPTGTVKVSLYQGQPEYNIVEDVAYDFISAEGIDHEVLSHASAFYLGTLAQRSERSRSTLRYVLENFKFKTVFYDVNLRKGTYNKEIIESSLESATILKVNEVEVEVLGFLLYQKHMGFEIFAKLIQSIYPQIEVVIMTAGSGGCYVFSEGQSMHVPCEPVLVADAVGAGDAFSAAFLTTFLRTGHVHESIEVANKVGGFVASSSGAIPKYSEELVDILS; encoded by the coding sequence ATGGATGATAAACTCAAAATTGTAGCATTTGGAGAAATCCTGTGGGATGTAATAGGAGAGCAGTATCATCTCGGCGGTGCGCCACTAAATTTTGCAGCCCATGCGGTTCAATGTGGGGCAGATGCTTCTATCATCTCATGCGTCGGTGAAGATGAATGGGGCAGAAAAGCCATCCAAGAAATTGAGGCTAAAAATGTTTCAATTAGTCAAATTCAAAGCTCAAAAGAAAAGCCTACTGGTACGGTAAAGGTTTCGTTATATCAAGGCCAACCTGAGTATAACATTGTAGAGGACGTAGCCTATGATTTTATTTCAGCAGAAGGTATTGATCATGAGGTGCTTAGTCATGCATCGGCTTTTTATTTGGGGACTTTAGCCCAGCGCAGTGAGCGGTCAAGGTCAACATTAAGATACGTACTTGAAAATTTTAAATTCAAGACTGTTTTTTACGATGTCAATTTGAGGAAAGGTACCTATAATAAAGAAATTATTGAAAGCTCTCTAGAATCAGCTACCATATTGAAGGTGAATGAGGTTGAAGTAGAGGTGCTGGGCTTTCTTTTATACCAGAAGCACATGGGTTTTGAAATATTCGCGAAGTTGATTCAATCCATTTATCCTCAAATTGAAGTAGTGATTATGACAGCAGGAAGTGGTGGCTGCTATGTTTTTAGTGAGGGGCAATCAATGCACGTCCCTTGCGAGCCTGTACTAGTAGCAGACGCTGTTGGTGCTGGTGATGCTTTCAGTGCTGCCTTTCTTACCACTTTTTTGAGAACTGGTCATGTTCATGAATCGATAGAGGTAGCCAATAAAGTAGGAGGTTTTGTGGCTTCATCCTCAGGAGCCATTCCGAAGTATAGTGAGGAATTAGTTGATATTTTGAGTTGA
- a CDS encoding MFS transporter, with amino-acid sequence MEIQNKPKLSFGNIWNMNFGFFGIQFSFGLQQSNMSAIYSYLGANPEDLAALWLAGPVTGLVVQPIIGAISDGTWSPKFGRRKPFFLIGAILASIALIAMPFSSTIWMAAGLLWILDAANNIAMEPYRAFISDKLPKQQHSLGFLMQSFFTGLGTTMANFMPAILVSVGILTLSDKMGNGIPVFTYWAFGIGAFASIATVLFSVLTTKEYPPSEEELKKIEEEKGKGNLLGRTLIEIVEAMKEMPATMKQLIPVQFLTWFGMFCYWQYITLALSKSLYGTMDHSTDAFASAQLLTGEINGTYNIICFSVAFLLVPLARYMGAKRVHFLCLAIGGLGLIAMPFLNDTAVLFYIWNPFGETVAFTQIYLLSIGLGLTWASAMAMPYKLLVGAIPANKTGVYMGIFNMFIVIPMAIQIFMMQFFLFDLLGGDPIKVISLAGICLIGGGIFALFIKDSPKVNIDG; translated from the coding sequence ATGGAAATCCAAAATAAACCAAAGCTGTCATTCGGAAATATCTGGAATATGAATTTTGGATTTTTTGGAATCCAATTCAGCTTTGGACTGCAGCAAAGTAATATGAGTGCCATCTATAGCTACTTAGGCGCCAATCCAGAGGATTTGGCCGCCTTGTGGCTGGCAGGCCCTGTGACAGGGTTGGTCGTACAGCCTATCATAGGTGCAATCAGTGATGGTACTTGGTCACCCAAATTTGGTAGAAGAAAACCTTTCTTTCTCATAGGTGCTATTTTGGCAAGTATAGCTTTGATTGCTATGCCCTTTTCTTCTACCATTTGGATGGCGGCAGGATTGCTGTGGATTTTAGATGCTGCCAACAATATAGCTATGGAGCCCTATAGGGCATTTATTTCTGACAAACTTCCTAAACAGCAGCACTCTTTGGGATTTCTCATGCAAAGCTTCTTTACAGGTCTTGGCACTACGATGGCTAATTTTATGCCTGCTATTTTGGTATCTGTTGGTATTCTGACCTTGTCAGACAAAATGGGCAATGGTATTCCTGTATTCACCTATTGGGCTTTTGGAATAGGTGCTTTTGCTTCCATCGCTACCGTGCTTTTTTCTGTTTTGACCACTAAAGAATACCCACCTTCAGAAGAAGAGCTTAAGAAAATTGAGGAAGAAAAAGGTAAAGGTAACTTGCTGGGTCGCACCTTGATTGAAATAGTTGAGGCCATGAAGGAGATGCCTGCCACTATGAAACAGTTAATTCCAGTTCAGTTTTTGACTTGGTTCGGGATGTTTTGCTATTGGCAGTACATCACGTTGGCGCTTTCTAAATCTTTATATGGCACGATGGATCACAGCACAGATGCATTTGCCTCAGCCCAGCTTCTTACAGGAGAAATCAACGGTACTTACAATATCATCTGCTTTTCTGTCGCATTTTTATTAGTACCACTTGCGCGCTATATGGGTGCGAAGCGAGTGCATTTCTTGTGCCTGGCTATCGGCGGATTGGGATTAATCGCTATGCCGTTTCTTAACGATACCGCGGTTTTGTTCTACATATGGAACCCATTTGGTGAGACAGTAGCATTTACGCAGATATACCTTTTGTCTATTGGATTAGGGCTCACTTGGGCATCTGCCATGGCTATGCCTTACAAGTTATTAGTAGGAGCGATTCCTGCGAATAAGACGGGCGTATATATGGGGATTTTCAATATGTTCATTGTGATACCTATGGCCATTCAAATCTTTATGATGCAGTTCTTTTTGTTTGATCTGCTTGGTGGAGATCCGATCAAAGTGATTTCCCTGGCTGGTATATGTCTGATAGGCGGTGGAATCTTTGCTTTGTTTATCAAAGATTCACCAAAAGTTAATATCGATGGATGA
- a CDS encoding TonB-dependent receptor, with the protein MKLNLLYKTIRYSALIAIMLLAVQSTTLAQGIIAGKVSDPNGEAVIGASVRIQGTTQGSPTDIEGAYSITDVEAGSYTLEITSIGYSSQEAQVSVTDGQTTTIDFILVDDILELDAVVVTGVVNPKSKLESSVSITTLNAEQISQSAPRTTAEIFRTIPGFKVEASAGDGNTNITARGVPISAGGSRYVQLQEEGLPIMLYGDIAFNTQDQYLRADQTIKRVEAIRGGSAATTTSNGPGGIINFISKDGSTQGGSFGTSFGLDYNSFRTDFEYGAPIGNDVTFHVGGFFRQGEGPRHANHTVNKGGQLKASVTKNFENGYAKVYYKMLNDRTAAYMPMPIQVSGTNADPSWSSVSGFDAVSNGLQTPFMQQDFGLGADGNARNVSVSDGIHSKTNAFGASFGFDLGNGWSVSSNTRMAFNGGRFVAPFTAEVGATDDVVSGMLRSNGDTTALGAVLPYTINRVSSGTTITDTDNGLAQRIHMFDVELENFNNIMSDTKLTKSFDGVEVTAGFFKANQNIEMAWLWNTHLLEVKEDAELLNVNAGGNDLTFNGQVNYGVPLWGNCCTGKYNTNYDVSAPYLSVGVEATEALSLDASIRYDKVKVSGLVTPSQQIANLDVNGNGVIDAPEKSVSRVDNANAKVVNYDYDYTSYSIGGNYKLSDNSAAFARVSQGYVGNGERATWHQGGPYLENGAPKNSLLQMEAGYKQRFDRGGIFLTAFYAKTEEEAGVEATTQRVLSNDYKSLGLELEGNYSTGGFDLRGMATFVKAEIVDNDGDTNIGNTPRRQPKLIYNLIPSYTVSGGHSIGLSLIGQTKAYAQDDNMLVMPGYAILNAYVTAQLSQGLTFSINANNLTNTMGITESEEGSITEGQTNYVRARSISGRSIVASLVFTF; encoded by the coding sequence ATGAAACTAAATCTACTTTATAAGACGATCCGATATTCAGCGCTAATTGCTATTATGCTTTTGGCGGTTCAAAGTACAACTTTGGCTCAAGGAATTATCGCAGGTAAAGTAAGCGACCCCAATGGGGAAGCAGTAATTGGTGCCAGTGTAAGGATACAAGGCACAACTCAGGGGTCTCCTACGGACATTGAAGGGGCTTACAGTATTACAGATGTTGAAGCAGGTAGTTACACGCTTGAAATTACTTCCATCGGTTATTCAAGTCAGGAAGCACAAGTGTCAGTTACAGATGGACAGACAACAACCATAGATTTTATCCTTGTGGATGATATTCTTGAGTTGGACGCTGTAGTCGTTACAGGTGTGGTTAATCCAAAATCGAAACTAGAATCTAGTGTATCAATTACTACGCTAAATGCAGAGCAAATTTCTCAATCGGCACCTAGGACAACAGCTGAAATATTTAGAACTATACCAGGTTTTAAAGTGGAAGCATCTGCGGGTGATGGTAATACGAACATCACTGCTCGTGGGGTGCCAATATCTGCTGGTGGATCACGATATGTACAATTGCAAGAAGAAGGATTGCCAATCATGTTGTATGGCGATATTGCTTTCAATACACAAGATCAATACCTCAGAGCAGACCAGACAATCAAAAGAGTAGAAGCTATTCGAGGTGGTTCGGCAGCAACTACTACAAGTAACGGCCCAGGCGGTATCATCAACTTCATATCAAAAGATGGTTCAACTCAGGGCGGAAGCTTCGGAACATCATTTGGATTGGATTACAATTCTTTCAGAACAGACTTTGAATATGGAGCGCCTATAGGCAACGATGTAACCTTCCATGTAGGTGGATTTTTCAGACAAGGAGAAGGGCCTAGACACGCTAATCATACCGTGAATAAAGGCGGGCAATTGAAAGCAAGTGTTACCAAGAATTTTGAAAATGGCTATGCCAAAGTGTATTATAAAATGCTGAATGATAGAACAGCGGCCTATATGCCGATGCCGATCCAAGTTTCGGGAACAAATGCTGATCCTAGCTGGAGTTCTGTATCTGGATTTGATGCCGTGTCGAATGGTTTGCAAACACCATTTATGCAACAAGATTTTGGACTAGGAGCGGACGGTAATGCTAGAAATGTAAGCGTATCGGATGGTATTCATTCTAAAACTAATGCCTTTGGAGCATCTTTCGGATTCGACCTAGGGAACGGATGGAGTGTTTCTAGTAATACCAGAATGGCATTCAATGGTGGAAGATTTGTAGCGCCATTTACTGCGGAAGTAGGTGCTACTGATGATGTAGTAAGCGGTATGTTAAGATCCAATGGAGATACCACTGCATTAGGAGCAGTGCTTCCTTATACTATCAATAGAGTCTCGAGTGGTACGACCATCACTGATACAGACAATGGGTTAGCACAAAGAATTCACATGTTTGATGTTGAGTTAGAAAACTTCAACAACATCATGAGCGATACTAAATTGACAAAGTCATTTGATGGCGTAGAAGTTACAGCTGGATTCTTCAAGGCGAATCAAAACATAGAAATGGCTTGGTTGTGGAATACACACCTACTAGAAGTAAAAGAAGATGCCGAGTTACTTAATGTAAATGCAGGTGGAAATGATTTGACTTTTAACGGTCAAGTAAACTACGGTGTACCACTTTGGGGCAACTGTTGTACAGGAAAATACAATACCAACTATGACGTGTCTGCTCCTTATTTAAGTGTTGGTGTAGAGGCCACAGAAGCTTTGAGTTTGGACGCAAGTATCAGATATGATAAAGTAAAAGTGAGTGGTTTGGTGACACCAAGTCAGCAAATTGCCAATCTGGATGTAAATGGAAATGGTGTGATAGATGCACCAGAGAAAAGTGTGTCTAGAGTGGACAATGCCAATGCAAAAGTGGTGAACTACGACTACGACTACACTTCTTACTCTATCGGTGGTAACTATAAATTGTCTGACAACAGTGCTGCTTTTGCAAGAGTAAGTCAAGGCTATGTTGGTAATGGAGAAAGAGCTACTTGGCACCAAGGTGGTCCATATTTGGAAAACGGAGCTCCAAAAAACTCATTGTTGCAAATGGAAGCAGGTTACAAACAAAGATTTGATCGAGGAGGTATATTTCTGACTGCCTTCTATGCGAAGACAGAAGAAGAAGCTGGAGTAGAGGCTACTACCCAGAGAGTGTTGAGCAATGACTATAAATCTTTAGGTCTGGAATTAGAAGGAAACTACAGCACAGGCGGATTCGATCTACGAGGTATGGCCACTTTTGTGAAGGCAGAAATTGTAGACAACGATGGGGATACGAACATAGGCAATACGCCAAGAAGACAGCCGAAATTGATCTATAACTTGATACCATCTTATACAGTGAGCGGCGGACATTCAATAGGATTGAGTTTGATCGGTCAGACTAAGGCCTATGCTCAAGATGACAACATGCTCGTGATGCCTGGATATGCTATCCTAAATGCTTATGTGACTGCACAGTTGTCTCAAGGATTGACGTTCTCAATCAATGCAAACAACTTAACCAACACCATGGGTATCACAGAGTCAGAAGAAGGTTCTATTACCGAAGGTCAAACCAATTATGTAAGAGCACGATCGATCTCAGGAAGGTCTATTGTAGCTAGTTTGGTTTTCACCTTCTAA
- a CDS encoding IS4 family transposase codes for MNMTLFAQIVGLLPREDFDKLVGQHNSNKHSKGLDSWHQLIAMVFCQFTKCEGLRDICNGLMSAQGNLNHLGISHLVKRSTLSYQNTHRSWELFRDFYLKCKERLFEQGNRKDRRKLSRIKAKIFMLDASLIGVCLKVFDWAHYRQCKGAMKLHMLLDYDNCRPQYMYFTDGRKHEAPAARQFSMPKGSVVVADRGFLDFKLLQHWHEQGLNFVVRCRDDVSLETIASCSKTKMPIMKDAKINLSPNSRKVYQRPLRLVEIWDEVNQKIIRLLTNQKTWTAQTISELYKQRWSIEIFFRDIKTHLKVKTFIGTSPNAVLIQLWTAMLAMLILKYLKIKAKYNWSLANLISFIRIAILSKIDLFKWLNQPFIPEGFTCPDASQQLSFNFIREIPQESG; via the coding sequence ATGAATATGACACTTTTTGCTCAAATAGTTGGGCTACTTCCACGAGAAGATTTCGATAAATTAGTTGGACAGCATAATTCCAATAAGCATAGCAAAGGTCTGGATAGCTGGCATCAGCTAATTGCAATGGTATTTTGTCAATTTACCAAGTGTGAAGGGCTTCGTGATATTTGCAATGGACTAATGTCGGCACAAGGAAATTTAAATCACCTGGGCATCAGTCACCTAGTAAAACGATCTACTTTGAGCTATCAAAATACACATCGTAGTTGGGAGCTATTCAGAGATTTTTATCTCAAATGTAAGGAAAGGCTGTTTGAACAGGGTAATCGTAAAGACCGCAGGAAGTTAAGCAGGATAAAGGCGAAGATATTTATGTTAGATGCCAGTTTGATAGGTGTCTGCCTTAAAGTATTTGACTGGGCACATTACAGACAATGTAAGGGTGCGATGAAATTGCACATGCTCTTGGATTACGACAACTGCCGGCCTCAATATATGTATTTCACTGATGGAAGAAAGCATGAAGCTCCTGCTGCCAGGCAATTTAGCATGCCCAAAGGCAGTGTAGTAGTGGCAGACAGGGGTTTTCTTGACTTTAAACTCCTGCAACACTGGCATGAGCAGGGACTGAATTTTGTAGTCCGTTGTAGAGACGATGTGTCTTTGGAAACAATTGCCAGTTGTAGCAAAACAAAAATGCCAATTATGAAAGACGCCAAGATAAATTTGAGCCCAAATTCAAGAAAAGTGTATCAAAGGCCACTGCGCCTTGTAGAGATCTGGGATGAGGTGAATCAGAAAATTATCAGACTCTTAACCAATCAAAAGACTTGGACAGCACAAACCATCTCTGAGCTTTATAAACAGAGATGGTCAATAGAAATATTCTTTCGAGATATCAAAACTCATCTGAAAGTCAAAACCTTTATTGGTACAAGCCCAAATGCAGTATTGATCCAGCTATGGACCGCAATGCTGGCCATGCTGATCCTGAAATACCTTAAAATCAAGGCAAAATATAACTGGTCACTAGCTAATCTGATCAGCTTTATCAGAATCGCAATCCTATCTAAAATAGACTTGTTCAAATGGCTCAATCAGCCTTTCATCCCAGAAGGGTTTACATGCCCAGATGCCAGTCAACAACTATCATTCAATTTTATAAGGGAGATACCTCAAGAAAGTGGCTGA
- the gtfA gene encoding sucrose phosphorylase → MKNKVQLITYIDRLGKSGVSDLHNFLKSNLSDVFEGGMHLLPFYYPIDGADAGYDPIDHSTTDQRIGTWSDINLLSQDFDIMADLIVNHISAESKEFEDVKLNGKQSAYYDLFLTKQKVFPNGNAEGDIKKIYRPRPNLPFTEIEIGDGEIESFWTTFTSNQLDIDVRHELGVAYLDKILNTFEENGIKSIRLDAAGYAIKKPGTSCFMIPETFDFIDEFSKKAKAKGIKTLVEIHAYYKQQIEIAKQVDYVYDFALPPLVLHAIATGTAAKLKKWLDMSPRNCVTVLDTHDGIGIMDVARQGDLPGLLEDDEVDFLVESIHEKSNDQSRLASGEGGSNLDIYQVNCSFYEALGKDDQDYLIARAIQFFSPGIPQVYYGGFLAAENDMELMTETNVHRDINRPYFSFEEIEEALDKQVVKRLIKLINFRNNHPSFEGDFSILTPNDGELVVKWDDGSTWSQLLVNLKKKQMSISFDNNGKEDFLLFD, encoded by the coding sequence ATGAAAAATAAGGTTCAATTGATCACATATATTGACCGATTGGGAAAAAGCGGTGTGTCTGATTTGCACAATTTTTTAAAAAGTAATCTGAGTGATGTTTTTGAAGGAGGAATGCATTTGTTGCCATTTTATTACCCCATAGATGGAGCAGACGCCGGCTATGACCCTATAGACCACAGCACGACTGATCAAAGAATAGGTACATGGTCTGACATCAACTTACTATCACAAGATTTTGACATCATGGCTGATTTGATTGTCAATCATATATCAGCCGAATCCAAAGAATTTGAAGATGTGAAGTTGAATGGAAAGCAATCGGCCTACTATGATTTGTTTTTAACAAAGCAAAAGGTTTTTCCAAATGGAAACGCTGAAGGGGATATTAAAAAAATATATCGCCCTAGGCCTAATCTTCCGTTTACCGAAATTGAAATTGGAGATGGAGAGATAGAGTCGTTTTGGACGACCTTCACCAGCAATCAGCTGGATATAGATGTCAGACACGAATTGGGAGTGGCCTATTTGGATAAAATATTAAACACCTTCGAAGAAAATGGCATTAAATCTATTCGGCTAGATGCCGCAGGTTATGCCATCAAGAAACCTGGGACTTCTTGTTTTATGATTCCAGAAACCTTCGATTTTATTGATGAATTTTCGAAAAAGGCGAAAGCAAAAGGGATTAAGACGCTGGTTGAAATTCATGCTTACTACAAACAACAAATTGAAATAGCCAAGCAGGTGGATTATGTCTATGATTTTGCATTGCCTCCATTGGTGTTACATGCCATTGCTACAGGCACAGCCGCGAAATTGAAAAAATGGTTGGATATGAGCCCAAGAAACTGCGTGACTGTACTCGATACACATGACGGAATCGGGATCATGGATGTGGCGCGTCAAGGTGATTTACCTGGATTATTGGAAGATGATGAAGTTGATTTTCTTGTGGAATCGATTCATGAAAAATCCAATGATCAAAGTAGATTGGCCTCGGGAGAGGGTGGTTCAAACTTGGATATTTATCAAGTCAATTGCTCTTTTTATGAGGCGCTCGGGAAAGATGATCAGGATTATTTGATCGCCAGGGCCATTCAGTTTTTCTCTCCAGGTATTCCTCAGGTCTACTATGGTGGTTTTTTGGCTGCCGAAAACGACATGGAGCTTATGACCGAGACTAATGTCCATAGAGACATCAATCGTCCTTATTTTAGTTTCGAAGAAATTGAAGAAGCGTTAGACAAGCAAGTAGTCAAGCGATTAATCAAACTGATCAATTTCAGAAATAATCATCCGTCTTTTGAAGGTGATTTTTCGATACTGACTCCGAATGATGGTGAATTGGTTGTCAAGTGGGATGATGGAAGTACCTGGTCTCAACTACTGGTGAATCTGAAGAAAAAGCAAATGTCTATTTCCTTCGACAATAATGGGAAAGAAGACTTTTTACTCTTTGATTAA
- a CDS encoding Crp/Fnr family transcriptional regulator, whose amino-acid sequence MKKLLVKFDFKSDFLLRGLTKPQKEKVIECFETITFKRGDLLFYEDGIPTGAFYITEGKAKKYKKVIDNQEQIFYIYKKGDFLGYHALLSDERYQDSCEALEPLTARFISKENLLQLMEDIPSMKSAMIQNMAHEFGVLANTIAVLAQKAQMPRLALFLLILDNRYDGQGIELSRQDLSNLIGATRESVGRMLKEFRDAGLINIRDKKIFLSDLSGLIDKIEMPMKINKHLLGE is encoded by the coding sequence ATGAAAAAATTGCTTGTAAAATTTGATTTCAAGAGTGATTTCTTACTTCGTGGCTTGACTAAACCTCAAAAGGAAAAGGTGATCGAATGTTTTGAAACCATCACGTTCAAACGAGGAGACCTGTTGTTTTATGAGGATGGTATCCCAACCGGTGCATTTTATATCACAGAAGGAAAGGCCAAGAAGTACAAGAAGGTGATAGACAACCAGGAGCAAATTTTTTACATCTATAAGAAAGGCGATTTTTTGGGCTATCATGCCCTATTATCCGATGAACGGTACCAGGATTCTTGTGAGGCACTAGAGCCGCTGACTGCCCGGTTTATAAGCAAAGAAAACCTACTTCAGTTAATGGAGGACATCCCGTCTATGAAATCAGCCATGATCCAAAACATGGCGCATGAGTTTGGGGTATTGGCGAATACCATTGCGGTGCTGGCGCAAAAAGCACAAATGCCTCGTTTGGCACTTTTTCTTTTGATATTAGACAATCGCTATGATGGGCAAGGAATTGAATTGTCGCGTCAGGATTTATCCAATTTGATAGGAGCTACCCGAGAGAGTGTAGGAAGAATGCTGAAGGAGTTTAGGGATGCAGGCCTGATTAATATAAGAGATAAAAAAATTTTCTTGTCTGATCTGTCCGGCCTCATCGATAAAATCGAAATGCCCATGAAAATCAATAAACATCTGCTTGGCGAATAG